Proteins encoded within one genomic window of Buchnera aphidicola (Myzocallis carpini):
- the rplC gene encoding 50S ribosomal protein L3: MMGLVGKKIGMTRLFKKSGDSIPITVIKIEENRITQIKNLASDGYYAIQVTTGYKKKKKLLKPEIGHFIKSNVSAGYGLWEFRVAKEQVFQLGQKINVDFFNTIKKVDITGISKGKGFAGTIKRWNFSMQDATHGNSLSHRAPGSIGQNQTPGRVFKGKKMSGHMGNKKVTVQNLLVVSVDLQDNLIFIKGSIPGFSGSNVIVKPAIKV, translated from the coding sequence ATGATGGGATTAGTTGGAAAAAAAATAGGAATGACGAGATTATTTAAAAAATCAGGAGATTCTATTCCAATAACAGTTATTAAAATTGAAGAAAATAGAATTACTCAAATTAAAAATTTAGCTAGTGATGGTTATTATGCTATTCAAGTGACTACAGGTTATAAAAAAAAAAAAAAATTATTAAAACCTGAAATTGGTCATTTTATTAAATCTAACGTATCAGCAGGTTATGGATTATGGGAATTTCGAGTTGCAAAAGAACAGGTTTTTCAATTAGGACAAAAGATTAACGTTGATTTTTTTAATACTATCAAAAAAGTTGATATTACTGGTATTTCTAAAGGGAAAGGGTTTGCGGGAACTATAAAACGCTGGAATTTTAGTATGCAGGATGCTACTCATGGTAATTCATTATCGCATAGAGCACCTGGTTCTATTGGTCAGAATCAAACTCCTGGAAGGGTTTTTAAAGGAAAAAAAATGTCTGGTCATATGGGAAATAAAAAAGTTACAGTACAAAATTTATTAGTGGTGAGTGTTGATCTTCAAGATAACTTAATATTTATTAAGGGTTCCATTCCTGGTTTTTCTGGTAGTAATGTAATTGTTAAACCTGCAATAAAAGTATAA
- the rpsJ gene encoding 30S ribosomal protein S10, whose translation MQNQRIRIRLKAFDHRLIDQSTLEIVDTAKRTGAQVQGPIPLPTRKERFTVLISPHVDKDARDQYEIRTHKRLIDIMQPTEKTVDALMRLDLAAGVDIQISLD comes from the coding sequence ATGCAGAACCAAAGAATTCGTATTCGATTAAAAGCCTTTGATCATCGTTTGATTGATCAATCTACTTTAGAAATTGTTGATACAGCGAAAAGAACTGGTGCTCAAGTTCAAGGTCCAATTCCTTTACCAACAAGAAAAGAACGATTTACAGTATTAATTTCGCCCCATGTTGATAAAGATGCACGTGATCAATATGAAATTCGTACTCATAAAAGATTAATTGATATCATGCAGCCAACTGAAAAAACTGTTGATGCTTTAATGCGACTTGATTTAGCAGCTGGGGTAGATATACAAATTAGTTTAGATTAA
- the tuf gene encoding elongation factor Tu, with protein MSKEKFQRLKTHINVGTIGHVDHGKTTLTAAITTVLSKHYGGSARAFDQIDNAPEEKARGITINTSHVEYDTKNRHYAHVDCPGHADYIKNMITGAAQMDGAVLVVAATDGPMPQTREHILLARQVGVPHMVVFLNKCDMVDDEELLELVEMEVRDLLTQYDFPGDKIPIIRGSALKALEGDKQWESKILDLSNALDSYLPDPKRDIEKPFLLPIEDVFSISGRGTVVTGRVERGIIKVGEEIEIVGIKPTSKTICTGVEMFRKLLDEGRAGENVGILLRGTKRDEIERGQVLAKPGSIHPHTKFESEVYILSKEEGGRHTPFFKGYRPQFYFRTTDVTGFIELPENIEMVMPGDNIKMIVTLINPIAMADGLRFAIREGGKTVGAGVVVKIIT; from the coding sequence GTGTCTAAAGAAAAATTTCAACGATTAAAAACACATATTAATGTCGGTACCATTGGCCATGTAGATCATGGTAAAACTACTTTGACTGCAGCAATTACGACTGTATTATCTAAACATTATGGTGGATCTGCTCGTGCTTTTGATCAAATTGATAATGCCCCGGAAGAAAAAGCTAGAGGTATTACAATTAATACTTCGCATGTTGAGTACGATACAAAAAATAGACATTATGCACATGTTGATTGTCCAGGCCATGCTGATTATATTAAAAATATGATTACTGGAGCTGCGCAAATGGATGGTGCCGTTTTAGTTGTTGCTGCAACAGATGGTCCTATGCCTCAAACTAGGGAACACATTTTATTAGCACGTCAAGTTGGTGTACCACATATGGTTGTTTTTTTAAATAAATGTGATATGGTTGATGATGAAGAATTATTAGAATTAGTAGAAATGGAAGTACGTGATTTGTTAACACAATATGATTTTCCTGGAGATAAAATCCCTATTATTCGTGGTTCTGCTTTAAAAGCACTAGAAGGAGACAAGCAATGGGAGTCTAAAATATTAGATTTATCTAATGCTTTAGATAGTTATCTTCCTGATCCTAAAAGAGATATTGAAAAACCATTTTTATTACCTATTGAGGATGTTTTTTCGATTTCTGGTAGAGGAACAGTAGTAACTGGAAGGGTAGAAAGAGGTATTATTAAAGTTGGTGAAGAAATTGAAATTGTTGGTATTAAACCTACAAGTAAAACTATTTGTACTGGTGTGGAAATGTTTCGAAAATTATTAGATGAAGGAAGAGCGGGAGAAAATGTTGGAATTTTATTGAGAGGAACAAAACGTGATGAAATAGAACGTGGACAAGTACTAGCAAAACCAGGTAGTATCCATCCTCATACTAAGTTTGAATCAGAAGTTTATATTTTATCTAAAGAAGAAGGTGGAAGACATACCCCTTTTTTTAAAGGATATCGTCCTCAGTTTTATTTCAGAACTACAGATGTAACTGGTTTTATTGAATTACCAGAGAATATAGAAATGGTTATGCCTGGAGATAACATTAAGATGATTGTTACTCTAATCAATCCTATTGCTATGGCAGATGGGTTGAGATTTGCAATTCGAGAAGGTGGAAAAACTGTTGGTGCTGGTGTTGTTGTAAAAATTATTACTTGA
- the fusA gene encoding elongation factor G: MARTTPIIHYRNIGISAHIDAGKTTTTERILYFTGINHKIGEVHDGTATMDWMEQEQERGITITSAATTTFWSGMYKQFPAHRINIIDTPGHVDFTIEVERSMRVLDGAVMVYCAVGGVQPQSETVWRQADKYKVPRIAFINKMDRIGADFFKVINQMKERLKINPIPIQLSIGSEDKFIGIIDLIAMKAIYWNDIDCGVTFRSSDIPNNMLQIAQKWHNILIETAIESNDKLMEKYLNNEKLSEKEIKLGLRKRSLNNEITLITCGSAFKNKGIQSLLDAIVEYLPSPIDLESVQGLQNNNSNVHIYRVPNDKEPFSALAFKIANDPFVGNLTFFRVYSGIVSSGDTILNAGKMQKERFGRIVQMHANKREEIKEVCAGDIAAAIGLKNVTTGDTLCDLNKPIILEKMEFPDPVISIAIEPKTKTDQEKMSLSLSRLAKEDPSFRVHIDHESNQTIISGMGELHLEIIIDRMRREFNVSANVGTPQVAYRETICESIKDIEGKYIKQTGGRGQYGHVVIDLFPIDGDIGYKFINDIKGGVIPNEYISAIDKGIQEQLKSGPLAGYPVVGIGVRLHFGSYHDVDSSELAFKFAASIAFKNAFKKARPILLEPIMKVEVETPEEYMGDVIGDLNRRRGIIEGMQDFHLGKLIASRVPLSEMFGYATDLRSQTQGRASYSMEFLNYLETPKNISMNIIEKKGK, from the coding sequence ATGGCTCGTACAACACCTATAATACATTACCGTAATATTGGAATTAGTGCACATATTGATGCTGGAAAAACAACTACCACAGAACGTATTTTATATTTTACTGGTATTAATCACAAGATTGGGGAAGTTCATGATGGTACAGCAACGATGGATTGGATGGAACAAGAACAGGAACGTGGTATTACTATTACATCAGCTGCTACAACAACTTTTTGGTCTGGAATGTATAAACAATTTCCTGCACATAGAATTAATATAATTGATACTCCTGGACATGTTGATTTTACGATTGAAGTGGAACGGTCCATGAGAGTTTTAGATGGTGCTGTAATGGTATATTGTGCTGTTGGAGGAGTGCAACCACAGTCAGAAACAGTATGGAGACAAGCTGATAAATATAAAGTTCCTAGAATTGCCTTTATTAATAAAATGGATCGTATAGGTGCTGATTTTTTTAAAGTGATTAATCAAATGAAAGAAAGATTAAAAATTAATCCAATACCAATACAGTTATCTATTGGTTCTGAAGACAAATTTATTGGAATAATAGATTTAATTGCTATGAAAGCAATATATTGGAATGATATAGACTGCGGTGTTACATTTCGTTCCAGTGATATTCCTAATAATATGTTACAAATAGCACAAAAATGGCATAATATTCTCATTGAAACAGCGATAGAATCCAATGATAAATTAATGGAAAAATATTTAAATAATGAAAAGTTATCTGAAAAAGAGATAAAATTAGGATTACGAAAACGATCTCTGAATAATGAAATTACATTAATAACATGTGGTTCTGCTTTTAAAAATAAAGGTATACAATCTCTTTTAGATGCTATTGTTGAATATTTACCTTCTCCAATAGATTTAGAATCTGTTCAAGGTCTTCAAAATAATAATTCTAATGTACATATATATCGTGTTCCTAATGATAAAGAACCTTTTTCTGCTTTAGCATTTAAAATTGCTAATGATCCTTTTGTAGGTAATTTAACTTTTTTTCGTGTTTACTCTGGCATAGTTTCTTCTGGAGACACAATCTTGAATGCTGGAAAAATGCAAAAAGAACGTTTTGGAAGAATTGTACAAATGCATGCTAATAAAAGAGAAGAGATTAAAGAAGTATGTGCTGGTGATATTGCTGCTGCTATTGGATTAAAAAATGTTACTACTGGTGATACTTTATGCGATTTAAATAAACCCATTATTCTAGAAAAAATGGAATTTCCAGATCCTGTTATTTCCATTGCAATAGAACCAAAAACAAAAACCGATCAAGAAAAAATGAGTTTATCATTAAGTAGATTAGCTAAAGAAGATCCTTCATTTCGTGTACATATTGATCATGAATCCAATCAAACTATTATTTCTGGAATGGGAGAATTGCATTTAGAAATTATTATCGACAGAATGCGTAGAGAATTTAATGTTAGTGCAAATGTGGGAACACCTCAGGTGGCATATCGTGAAACAATTTGTGAATCTATTAAAGATATTGAAGGAAAATACATTAAACAGACAGGTGGTAGAGGTCAATATGGACATGTAGTTATTGATTTATTTCCTATAGATGGAGATATTGGTTATAAATTTATTAATGATATTAAAGGTGGTGTTATTCCTAACGAATATATTTCTGCGATTGATAAGGGTATACAGGAACAATTAAAATCTGGACCACTTGCAGGATACCCAGTAGTTGGAATTGGAGTAAGATTACATTTTGGTTCTTATCATGATGTTGATTCTTCGGAATTGGCATTTAAATTTGCAGCTTCTATAGCATTTAAAAACGCATTTAAAAAGGCACGTCCTATATTATTAGAACCAATTATGAAAGTAGAAGTTGAAACACCAGAAGAGTATATGGGTGATGTTATTGGTGACTTAAATCGTAGAAGAGGTATTATTGAAGGTATGCAAGATTTTCATCTGGGGAAATTAATTGCTTCTAGAGTTCCTTTATCTGAAATGTTTGGTTATGCTACAGATTTAAGATCTCAAACTCAGGGAAGAGCGTCTTATTCTATGGAATTTTTAAATTATTTAGAAACTCCGAAAAATATTTCTATGAATATTATTGAGAAAAAAGGTAAATAG
- the rpsG gene encoding 30S ribosomal protein S7, giving the protein MSRRRIIGNRKILPDPKFSSVILAKFINILMMHGKKSIAENIVYSALEKISTKSNKNALDIFDEILEHVRPTVEVKSRRVGGSTYQVPIEVRPERRNTLAMRWIVESARKRSDHSMCLKLFNEFVDVLDNKGLAIKKRNEVHRIAEANKAFAHYRW; this is encoded by the coding sequence ATGTCACGTCGTCGTATTATTGGAAATAGAAAAATTCTACCAGATCCTAAATTTTCTTCTGTAATATTAGCAAAATTTATTAATATCTTGATGATGCATGGAAAAAAGTCTATTGCGGAAAACATTGTATATTCTGCTTTAGAAAAAATATCTACTAAATCTAATAAAAATGCATTAGATATTTTTGATGAAATTTTAGAACATGTTCGTCCTACTGTTGAAGTAAAATCTAGAAGAGTTGGTGGTTCAACTTACCAAGTACCTATAGAAGTACGTCCAGAACGAAGAAACACATTAGCAATGAGATGGATAGTAGAATCTGCTCGTAAAAGAAGTGATCATTCTATGTGTTTAAAATTATTTAATGAATTTGTAGATGTTTTAGATAATAAAGGTTTAGCAATTAAGAAGCGTAACGAAGTACATAGAATAGCAGAAGCTAATAAAGCATTTGCACATTATCGTTGGTAA
- the rpsL gene encoding 30S ribosomal protein S12 has product MATINQLVRYPRIKRMIKNNVPALGRCPQKRGVCIRVYTTTPKKPNSALRKVCRVKLTNGFEVTAYIGGEGHNLQEHSVILIRGGRVKDLPGVRYHVVRGALDCAGVKNRKQSRSKYGVKKIKK; this is encoded by the coding sequence ATGGCTACAATAAATCAATTAGTTCGATATCCTCGTATTAAAAGAATGATAAAAAATAATGTTCCTGCTTTGGGTCGTTGTCCTCAAAAAAGAGGAGTATGTATTAGAGTATATACGACAACACCAAAAAAACCTAATTCTGCTTTACGTAAAGTGTGTCGTGTAAAATTAACTAATGGTTTTGAAGTCACTGCTTATATTGGTGGAGAAGGCCACAATTTACAAGAACACTCAGTAATTCTAATTCGAGGAGGTCGTGTAAAAGACTTACCAGGAGTACGATATCATGTTGTTCGTGGTGCATTAGATTGTGCTGGAGTGAAAAACAGAAAACAAAGTAGATCAAAATATGGTGTTAAAAAAATTAAAAAATAA
- the tusB gene encoding sulfurtransferase complex subunit TusB, translated as MLHILFHSPFKIDVQTMRLMLFPNDTLIALQDGVLIALKNVEILEKNIQNSCKLYLLKEDVLARGLLNNISSNFICINYTQFIVLTQKYSKYINW; from the coding sequence ATGCTGCATATATTATTTCACTCTCCTTTCAAAATAGATGTTCAAACAATGCGTTTAATGTTATTTCCAAATGATACTTTAATAGCGTTACAGGATGGCGTATTAATTGCTTTAAAAAATGTTGAAATTTTAGAAAAAAATATCCAAAATTCTTGTAAATTATATTTATTAAAAGAAGATGTTCTTGCAAGAGGACTCTTAAATAATATTTCTAGTAATTTTATTTGTATTAATTATACTCAATTCATTGTTTTAACTCAAAAATATTCTAAATATATTAATTGGTAA
- the tusC gene encoding sulfurtransferase complex subunit TusC, with protein MKKIAIIFSHAPYGKHIGKDGLNFVLSASCYTNNLKIFFIGDGIFQIIDNQNSRLKFFKSYCASFKILSLYDVNEFYICYESLLQRGFEKDISIILNAKIIDAIVLRKKINQCNHIINF; from the coding sequence ATGAAAAAAATAGCTATTATTTTTTCACATGCTCCATATGGAAAGCATATAGGAAAAGATGGATTAAATTTTGTATTATCAGCTTCTTGTTATACTAACAATTTAAAGATTTTTTTTATTGGTGATGGCATTTTTCAAATTATTGATAATCAAAATTCTAGGTTAAAATTTTTTAAAAGTTATTGTGCTTCCTTTAAAATTCTTTCATTATATGATGTAAATGAATTTTATATATGCTATGAATCTTTGTTACAAAGAGGTTTTGAGAAAGACATTTCGATTATTTTAAATGCAAAAATTATAGATGCTATAGTATTAAGAAAAAAAATTAATCAATGTAATCATATTATAAATTTCTAA
- the tusD gene encoding sulfurtransferase complex subunit TusD, producing MSIYTILVMGSPHSTENAISAFLCAKCLLKNKKNNIKNIFFYGNGVLNANNMINTPIESINLVREWYQLSKFFFIKLYICISSAQEKGILSNEMSKSLGFLHGNLHKGFYLTGLSTLVYSMLSSDHFLQF from the coding sequence ATGTCAATATATACTATATTAGTTATGGGTTCCCCTCATAGTACAGAAAATGCAATAAGTGCATTTCTGTGTGCTAAATGTTTATTAAAAAATAAAAAAAATAATATTAAAAATATTTTTTTTTATGGCAATGGCGTATTAAATGCAAATAATATGATTAATACACCAATAGAATCTATAAATTTAGTACGTGAATGGTATCAATTAAGTAAATTTTTTTTTATTAAGTTATATATTTGTATTAGTTCAGCACAAGAAAAAGGTATTTTATCCAATGAAATGAGTAAATCACTTGGATTTTTACATGGGAATTTACATAAAGGATTTTATTTAACTGGGTTGAGTACTTTAGTATATTCAATGTTATCTTCAGATCACTTTTTACAATTTTAA